In a single window of the Aridibaculum aurantiacum genome:
- a CDS encoding DUF2975 domain-containing protein, with protein MKFFKSYYFIFKLSLWGAIICCPIFIVMALIDSSSISIPVRPPYNAENATTLAAYSTATVYALGKLEIHQPSLLQRIVFPNFLSIFDVFRILFWLFLSIPLLLLVNTIDKNSAFRDNAARYLRMTGFIMILFFILEPVRNAYLNQEVLALTEKRFRLLHDFGFDNQLKLWIGLLAIWFSRSYKKATQLQAEQDLTV; from the coding sequence ATGAAGTTCTTCAAATCCTACTATTTTATCTTTAAACTCTCGTTATGGGGAGCTATCATCTGCTGTCCCATCTTTATTGTGATGGCGCTTATTGATAGTTCATCTATAAGTATTCCTGTTCGCCCACCTTATAATGCAGAGAACGCAACAACTTTAGCAGCATATTCTACAGCCACGGTTTATGCCTTAGGTAAATTAGAGATCCATCAGCCCTCTCTTTTGCAACGTATAGTATTTCCTAACTTCTTATCGATCTTCGATGTGTTCAGGATTCTATTCTGGCTTTTTCTCTCTATTCCACTACTGCTGTTAGTTAACACTATTGATAAAAATTCAGCCTTTAGAGACAATGCAGCCAGGTATTTAAGAATGACTGGTTTTATAATGATCCTCTTCTTTATTCTAGAGCCTGTGAGAAATGCTTATCTAAATCAAGAAGTGTTGGCTCTTACTGAAAAACGTTTTCGTCTTCTTCATGATTTTGGTTTTGATAATCAATTAAAGCTGTGGATTGGGCTGCTTGCTATTTGGTTTTCCCGCTCCTATAAAAAAGCTACACAATTACAAGCCGAACAAGACCTGACTGTTTAA